The sequence below is a genomic window from Mycobacterium spongiae.
GCGATGGCAACCCCGCCGACGTCAGGAGCTAGGCTTGGCTGTTCGTGCAACGGGAGCGACGTCGACACTCTTGGAGGTGGCAAGTCATGAGTGATCGGCGACCCGCGGTGATCTCTGCGGTGACGGTGTTGCTGGGTATCTGCCTAGCGCTGTGGCTATCCGGATGTTCATCGTCAGCAACGGATTCCGAGGAACCCAGCGTTGCAACGACGCCGTCGGACCCGGCCCTCGTCGCCGAGATCCAGCAGGCAGCGGATGCGACAAAGGCTTTGACCAGCGCTCACCTGTCGATCAGTTCAACCGGGCGCGTCGAAAGCCTGCTGGGCATCAGTAGCGCCGACGTCGATGTCCGGGCCAATCCACTCGCTGCGAAAGGGGTGTGTACCTACAACGACGAGGCGGGCGTCCCCTTCCGGGTGGCAGACGACCAAATCTCGGTGAAACTGTTCGACGACTGGACTACTCTCGGCTCCCTATCGGAGCTGGCATCCGCTCGTCTGGTCGACCCCACCAATGGCGTGGCGAAAATGCTGTCGGGCGTCACCAATCTGCGGGCCGACGGCACGGAGGTGATCGACGGCGTTCCCACTAACCAGATCACCGGGATGCTCTCAACGGACACGGTCAAGATGCTGGATCCGGGCGCCAGGCAGCCGAGGCCGGCGACAGTGTGGATTGCGAATGACGGTTCGCACCGCCTCGTCCGCGCTCAAGTGGACCTCGGTTCCGGCACCGTTGCGGTCACGCTGTCCAAATGGAACGAACCGGTCAACATCGAATAGCACACCGCTAGCTTGCTGGTCGCTCGGTCGGGTCGGTTGACGTCGCGGCCGGAAGGCACACGTGTGCCACCGCGGCCACTGCGGCCAGCCCGATCAGCAGAACGCTACCGACCTGACTGAGTGCGCCCAACGACGTGCCCGACAGCAGCAACAGTCCACCGCCGAACACCGCGCCGAGTGCCGTGAGCGATGCAACTGCGCCCCGAACTGGCATGGTGGCGGCCTCCGGGCTGGCGACAAGCCTAGCGATAAGGTGCGGGACGCCGAATGCCGCGAGGACGGCGAACGACACCAGCGCCGCCGAGGCCTGCAACTCACGACCGAGCAGGTGTTGGAAGAGCAGGACCGAAATCCCCAGTGCGGCCAGGAAAGATGCCAGGGTCCCCAGCCCGATCGCCAGACCGCCGGCGACGCCGCGCCACATTGTGACCAGGGCGACTACCGCGAGCGTCGCCAGCCCCAAGAGCACGACATCGTGGGTGAGGGCGTCGCGCAGCGACGCGGCGACCTGGGAAGCCCCGCTCACCGTGATCCGGCTGTCGAGAAGGCTTCCGTACTTTGTCGTGCTCGCCACGGCGCTGTCCAGCTGTCGCACTCGTGCCGCGGCGTTCAGGCCTAGCGTATCGACGTCGGAATAGATGAACAGTCGGGTGGCCGTTCCGTCGGCGGAAAACATCGTGTGGCGCACGTGCCGGTATGACGCATCGGCAAGCGCCTTCCGTGGCAGGTAGAAGCCGCCCTCGCCGGTATCGGCGAAGTCGGTGCTGAGATTTCTCAGGAACGCCGATAGCTGCACGACCTGCGGGAGCGTGTCTTCCACTGTTGTTTCGAGGGTGGGTACCAAGGAGCTCAACTGCGCCAGCGCCGAACGCATTTGCGCCACCGTATGCGGAGTGGAAGCGATCGCGCCCACTGCGGTCGTCGATCCCGCGGCGATCTGGTCAGCGCCATCGGACAGTACGGCCACGTCGGCGATCACGCTATCGAAGGGATCAACGACCTTCCGAATGGCTGAGCACAGCGCGTCGGCGGCGCAATTCTGGATGCTGCCCATCCAGCCGCGCACCGGATCCAGGTATTCCGACACCTCGGCGGTCGTGTCCTTGATGTTGCGCGTTCCAGAGATCACTACATCGATAGACCGCTGCATTTCGGTGAGCCCGGCGACCCCGGCGGTCACGCTCTTGTCCAGCTCGTTGACCGCGCCGGTCACCTGGTCGACTACCGACGCGAGTGTCTTGATCGAATTCACTTGCGGCACAAACGTCGCGGCCTGGCGGTCCAGCTGATCGCTGAGCCGTCCCGCGGTGGCCGTGAGCGAGGCATCGGTCCAGGGGACACCGCCGGGCCATGCCGCCGACTGCACCTTGCGGACACCGGGAATCTCCATCAAACGGCGGCTGACGTGGTCGATCGCGATGAGCCCCGCCGGATCCCGAAGGTCGGCGTCGGCTTCGAGCAGCACTACATCGGGCAGCTGATTCGCCGGGAAGAACCGTGCGGCGGGTGTTGCTGCCGAATCTTCGTCGATTCCCCAGCGCATGCCGATGACGGGTGCTGCGCAGACCGCCAGCACCACCGCGATGACGCCAATCCGACGAGAGAAGCCGGGGATCGGGGGCGGGCGTGTCCCGGTGGGGCTCGCGATTCGCGACGATGCCTGCTGCGGCACGGCGGGTGGTCCTGCCGATCCGACCAATCCGATCAGGCTAGGCAGCAACGTCAGCGAAGCCCCCAGCGCCACGACCACACCGAGTGCGGCGACCCCGACGCTGTGCAGGGACGGTGTTCGGGCAAGCAGCAGCGGGCCAGTGAGCATCGCGATGCCCAACCCAGGCAGCGCCAATGCCGGCAGGGCGTCGCGGTATCGGCCCCGATGCATCGCCGAGCCGCTCTCGTCGAGCCCACGGCGCACCAGCAGGGTGGAGGTGGTGATGGTACCGATCGTCAGGACCGCGGCCACGGTCACGGAGAAGGCCGACAGTTCGGCGAGGTGTAGTCGCAGGACCACAGCAAGTGGCCACGCCAGCGCGAGTGACAACGCGGCCGTAAGCAGCGCTACCGCAGCCGTCCCCACGGCAGCCCTGGACGTCCGTGGTCGCAGCAGGAGCAGAATGGCGACGACGGCCGCGACGGCTACGATCGCGGCGCCCTGCCACACCGACATGCGCAGGGGCATGTCTGTGGTGGTCGCCGGGACCGCAATGCGTGCGCGAAGCCCCGCACCATGCGGCAACGTGTGCACCACCGACCTGGCGGACGCGAGCGATTCGCGGGCGCGGTCGGTCCCCGCCTCGCCCCGCAGCCAGACCACCGCGATTCCGCGGCGACCGTCGGCACTTGTTCCCAGCGGGGCGGTGAGGGGATCTGACCACCAGTCGAGTACCGATCCCACGTGCTCGGAGTCGGCGCGTAGGGCGCGGACGGCAGCGTCATAGAAGCGCTCATCCGCCGGCCCCAGCGGGTCGCGACCCTCCAGCACCAGGTACGCGATGGCGTTGGTGCCGGTGCCCGGGAATGCCTGGGCAATCCGGCTGTTGGCCGCGGCTGTCGTCGCGTCTTGGGGCAGCAGCGCCGAGCCGGCATCCTGGGCTTTCGGCTCAGTCAGCGCCAGAATCAGATTCGCGGTCACCGTGACGGCGATCCAGGCGGCCACGATAAGGATCTTGGCGAGCCGGGACGACCTGGGGTTCCGGTCGGATGACACGCTCGCGATCGTACTGACTCCTCGAGCGTGCGCGCTGGCGAAGCTAGACGTCTATGCGGGCGAACTGATCCTGCCGGTACTGCTCAGCACACACCCCTCGTCTGACCTTGCCGCTCGTGGTGATCGGGATCGCGCCGGGGGGCACCAGAACCAGATCTGCCACGTTCAGCCCGTGCGAGGTGGATATCGCCGAGGTGACTTCACGTTTGATGGCGCCCAGCCTGCGGAGCGCGTCCTCGTCGGTCTCGCCGCGCTTCTTGAGTTCGATAATGGCGACGAGGGTCTCGATGCCGTCTTTTGGAACCGATATGGCCGCGCAGCGGCCCTTGGTTATTTCCTGGATCGTCGCCTCGATGTCGTCGGGAGAGTGGTTACGCCCATACACGATCAGCAGGTCCTTGATCCGGCCGATGATAAACAGGTCGCCGTCACTGATGAAGCCCAAATCCCCGGTCTTGAGCCAGGGCTGTTCGGGCGTGTCAGCCGAGGCGCCGATCAACTTGCCGCCGAATGTACGTTGGGTCTCGTCCGGGTTTTGCCAATAGCCTTCGGTGACGTTGTCTCCGTGAACCCAGATTTCACCGACGGTTCCGCCGGGACACTCGGTACTGGTGTCGGGATCGACGATCCGCACGACCGGTGATTTCGGCATCCCGTACCTGACCAGAGGTGTGCCCGCGCCCGTTGCGCACCGCTGGGCGTGGCCGGCCGATAATTTCTCGGACTCGAAGTCGACGAGAGCTGGTGGTTCGCCGGCAGGGCTGCTCGCCACATACACGGTTGCTTCCGCGAGTCCATACGAGGGCCTGATCGCATTTTCCGGGAGATTGAATTGGGCGAATCGCTTGGCGAAGCGCTGCAGCGTGGCGGGATGTACCCGTTCGCTACCGCTGAGGATGACCTTATGGCCGTCGAGATCGAGCCCGGCCATGTCTTCGTCCGATGTTTTTCGCGCGGCCAGCTCAAAGGCGAAGTTCGGTGCTGCCGACAGTGTGGTCTTTTTGCGTGCCACTAACTGCATCCATCGAGCTGGGCGCTGCAAAAAGGCGACCGGACTCGTCAGCACGGCGGGAACACCCGACAGAATCGGTGCACAAACTCCCAGCACCAAGCCCATATCGTGATAGAAGGGCAGCCAGGATACGAGTTGGCCGCCCTCGGGGTGAACCCCTCCGGTTTCCGCAAAGTAGCCGGCCATGAGCTGCTCATAATTGCTCACCACGTTCTGGTGCGAAATTATGACGCCGGCCGGCGTGCGGGTCGATCCGGACGTGTATTGCAGATACGCGGTGCCTTGGTGGGTTTCGTTCCCGGCATCTCGTTTCGGGGCGTCGAGGTCGAGCCGGTCAACCTCGATGATCGATGGAGCGGGGTCACCCAGCGGCGACACAACGTGAGCCATGACATCGCCAACGACCGACGATGTCGTGAGAATCAGCGTGGGGGACGCGTCACGCATCACTGCATTGACACGCTCATCAATGACACCGCCCATTGGCACCGACAGCG
It includes:
- a CDS encoding LppX_LprAFG lipoprotein → MSDRRPAVISAVTVLLGICLALWLSGCSSSATDSEEPSVATTPSDPALVAEIQQAADATKALTSAHLSISSTGRVESLLGISSADVDVRANPLAAKGVCTYNDEAGVPFRVADDQISVKLFDDWTTLGSLSELASARLVDPTNGVAKMLSGVTNLRADGTEVIDGVPTNQITGMLSTDTVKMLDPGARQPRPATVWIANDGSHRLVRAQVDLGSGTVAVTLSKWNEPVNIE
- a CDS encoding MMPL family transporter: MSSDRNPRSSRLAKILIVAAWIAVTVTANLILALTEPKAQDAGSALLPQDATTAAANSRIAQAFPGTGTNAIAYLVLEGRDPLGPADERFYDAAVRALRADSEHVGSVLDWWSDPLTAPLGTSADGRRGIAVVWLRGEAGTDRARESLASARSVVHTLPHGAGLRARIAVPATTTDMPLRMSVWQGAAIVAVAAVVAILLLLRPRTSRAAVGTAAVALLTAALSLALAWPLAVVLRLHLAELSAFSVTVAAVLTIGTITTSTLLVRRGLDESGSAMHRGRYRDALPALALPGLGIAMLTGPLLLARTPSLHSVGVAALGVVVALGASLTLLPSLIGLVGSAGPPAVPQQASSRIASPTGTRPPPIPGFSRRIGVIAVVLAVCAAPVIGMRWGIDEDSAATPAARFFPANQLPDVVLLEADADLRDPAGLIAIDHVSRRLMEIPGVRKVQSAAWPGGVPWTDASLTATAGRLSDQLDRQAATFVPQVNSIKTLASVVDQVTGAVNELDKSVTAGVAGLTEMQRSIDVVISGTRNIKDTTAEVSEYLDPVRGWMGSIQNCAADALCSAIRKVVDPFDSVIADVAVLSDGADQIAAGSTTAVGAIASTPHTVAQMRSALAQLSSLVPTLETTVEDTLPQVVQLSAFLRNLSTDFADTGEGGFYLPRKALADASYRHVRHTMFSADGTATRLFIYSDVDTLGLNAAARVRQLDSAVASTTKYGSLLDSRITVSGASQVAASLRDALTHDVVLLGLATLAVVALVTMWRGVAGGLAIGLGTLASFLAALGISVLLFQHLLGRELQASAALVSFAVLAAFGVPHLIARLVASPEAATMPVRGAVASLTALGAVFGGGLLLLSGTSLGALSQVGSVLLIGLAAVAAVAHVCLPAATSTDPTERPAS
- a CDS encoding AMP-binding protein, translating into MNARSVPSVLRMCARLQPNDTAFTYVNYDQDWDGTPESLTWLQLYRRALNVAHELKLHASAGDRAVILAPQGLDYIAAFLGALQAGIIAVPLSVPMGGVIDERVNAVMRDASPTLILTTSSVVGDVMAHVVSPLGDPAPSIIEVDRLDLDAPKRDAGNETHQGTAYLQYTSGSTRTPAGVIISHQNVVSNYEQLMAGYFAETGGVHPEGGQLVSWLPFYHDMGLVLGVCAPILSGVPAVLTSPVAFLQRPARWMQLVARKKTTLSAAPNFAFELAARKTSDEDMAGLDLDGHKVILSGSERVHPATLQRFAKRFAQFNLPENAIRPSYGLAEATVYVASSPAGEPPALVDFESEKLSAGHAQRCATGAGTPLVRYGMPKSPVVRIVDPDTSTECPGGTVGEIWVHGDNVTEGYWQNPDETQRTFGGKLIGASADTPEQPWLKTGDLGFISDGDLFIIGRIKDLLIVYGRNHSPDDIEATIQEITKGRCAAISVPKDGIETLVAIIELKKRGETDEDALRRLGAIKREVTSAISTSHGLNVADLVLVPPGAIPITTSGKVRRGVCAEQYRQDQFARIDV